The Candidatus Binatus sp. DNA segment GGTGACCGGCGCCACATTTCGCTGGCCGAGGCGCTCCGAATCGCGATGCGCCAGAACCGCTCGCTTCAGGCCGCGGGGCTCGAACAGCAGGCCGCCGGCTCGGACGTGACGGTTGCGCGCGCGCAGATGCTGCCCCGCCTCGACGCGATCGAAAACTATTCCAACTCCAACTACCCGCCGCTGGTCTTCACCGACATTCTGGCCCAGCAGGATTTCTCACAGAGCGATTTTTCCTTGCATCATCTCAATTTTCCATCGCCCTATTCCAACTTCCAAAGCCAGGTGGTGCTGTCACAATCGCTCTTTGCGGGTGGGCGGCTGTTGGCCGCGCTCCGAGCGGCTGACGATCAAGCCGATATCAGAACCTTCCAGGACGCGCGCACCCGCGAGCAGGTGGAGTACGAGGTAATCGAGGCCTATTACCGGGCTGTGCTCGCCGAGGAAACCACCGGCGTGGTGCGACGCGCTCTGGACTCCGCGCAGGCGCATCGCGGGGTGGCGAAAGATCGCTTCAATCAAGGGATGACGCTCAAATCCGATCTATTGCGCACCGAAGTGATGCTCGGAACCCTCGAACAACGAGATATCGAGGCGCGCGAGCAGCTCCGCACCGCGTGGGCTGCGCTGGCGCACACGCTTGGCGCGGAGGACGAGGCGGTCGCTCCGCTGGAGCCCGGCGCTGCGCTCTCAGGATCGCCGCCGCCGGAGTTGGCCCGGCTCGACGAACTCGCGGCCGCAGCGCCTGGGAATCGCCCGGAGTTCCGCATCGCGCATGCCCAGGTGGACGCGGCGCGCCAACAGATGACGATCGCGCGGGCGGAGTATCTGCCGTCGGTGAGTGTGGCGGCGACCTACGAAAACGATTCGCAGTACCTGACCCGCGCGGGCAACAGCTATATGGTTTTTCTCAACGTGAAGCAAAACATCTTCAACGGCTTTGCGAGCAAAGCCGGACTCGACGCCGCACGGGCGCGCCTGAGCCGGGCGGAGGTGCTGGAACGCGACCTGCGCGCGGCGATCGCGCTGGAGGTTGAAACCGCCTACAGAAATCTTACCGCGGCGCGAAAAAATATAGACGTGGCCCGGCAGGACAACGATTACGCGGCCGACGCGCTCAAGATTCTGGAGGATCGTTACCGCTCTGGTCTGGCGGCCAATGTTGACGTGCTCGAGGCGCAGGCTGCGCGCGAGCAGGCGGATATGCAGCTGGCGCAGGCGCGGGTGGCGGTCGTGATCGACGAGGCGGCGCTCAGGCTTGCCACCGGCAAGGCGCCCGCGGGAGACCT contains these protein-coding regions:
- a CDS encoding TolC family protein, which codes for MRKPRSASMILMLGMAAIFWAGNSCAGDRRHISLAEALRIAMRQNRSLQAAGLEQQAAGSDVTVARAQMLPRLDAIENYSNSNYPPLVFTDILAQQDFSQSDFSLHHLNFPSPYSNFQSQVVLSQSLFAGGRLLAALRAADDQADIRTFQDARTREQVEYEVIEAYYRAVLAEETTGVVRRALDSAQAHRGVAKDRFNQGMTLKSDLLRTEVMLGTLEQRDIEAREQLRTAWAALAHTLGAEDEAVAPLEPGAALSGSPPPELARLDELAAAAPGNRPEFRIAHAQVDAARQQMTIARAEYLPSVSVAATYENDSQYLTRAGNSYMVFLNVKQNIFNGFASKAGLDAARARLSRAEVLERDLRAAIALEVETAYRNLTAARKNIDVARQDNDYAADALKILEDRYRSGLAANVDVLEAQAAREQADMQLAQARVAVVIDEAALRLATGKAPAGDLVK